CAGACCGGGACTGCCGTATACAATTATTATTTCAGCGGATACCGGAACGTCCAAGAAGACAGCCTGGGCAATCAGACCGTTTACACCTATGACCGTAAAAATCGCCTGGTTACTACACAAGACGCCCTGGGCAACCAGGTCTCCCGGAGTTATGACGGACAAAACCACGTGATCAAATCCATTGATCCCAGGGGCAATGCCACAACCTTTACATACGACGGCAACAATAACCTGGTCCGGATCACCGACGCCCTTTCGGGAGAAACTATAAATACCTATGATGGGGATTACCACCTGATTCAGGTGACTGACCCGCTGGGCAACACGGTCAGCTATGACTATGATGACGCCCATCACCTGGTAAAAACCACCATCTCTCCCGAGTCAGGCGAAACCATAGAAACCGGTGCGTCCTATCATGCCAACGGCCTGACCGAAACCGTAACCGACGGCCGGGGTGTGGTCACCACAATGGCCTATGACGGTTACGGCAACCCGGCAACGAGCCAGACCGCCTCAGCCCCCGCTATTGTCTATGATTACGACGGCATCGGGCAAATGACCTCCCTGACCGACCAGGGCGGGTCTCAAACCGCCTTTGTTTATGACGGCCGGGGCCTGCTTCAGACCCGGACGGACCCGTTGTTCAACACCACGCAGATGGCCTATTATGACGATGGAAAGCTTTATACCGTCACGGACCGCAATGGTGACACCACAACGTTTACCTATACCCCTTCGGGAAAGACGGCCTCAATAACCTACCAGGACGGCACATCGGTTACCTTTACCTACGACAAGAATGACAACCTGACAGCCATGCAGGACAGCCAGGGCACCACCTCCTATGTTTACGACGACGTAAACCGGCTGACCGGCAGCACGGATCCCAACGGCTTTACCGTGGCGTATGAATATGACGGTGCCGGCAATATGGTCAAACTGACCTACCCGGGCGGCAAAACCGTCAGCTACACCTATGACGCCCTGAACCGGCTGGAGACCGTTACCATTGACTGGCTCGGAGTCAGCGCAAACTATGAATACGACCTTGCCGGCAACCTCATCGGCCTGACCCAGTTCAACGGCACCTATGTGAGCCGGGGCTATGACAATGCCAACCGCCTCACCCGGCTTGACCACTTATCCTCATTGGCAGGCAGCGCCTTTGCCTCATACGCGTTCACCCTGGACGGCAACGGCAACCGGACCGGCATTGACCAGGAAACACCCTTGAGTCCTTCCCTAAGCGCCCTGACCAGGGACTTCGAGGTCTCCGATGCCGGCAACCGGATTGTAACCGCCGGAGCCGAATCTCTAATCTATGATGAAGAAGGCCAACTGCTCACCAAGGGAGGAGACACGTTTACCTTTGACCGGGCACACAGGCTGACCGGGGCCGCCACCGAAACAGACAGCCTGATATTTTCATATGACGGCGCAGGCAACCGCCTGGCCGTGGACCGGAACGAAACGGTGACCCGGTACATCTACGACGCTGCCGGCAATCTTCTTGCCGAAGCCGACACCGACGGGATTACCCGGTACTACATCCACGGCGCAGGCCTGCTGGCCATGGTAACTTCAGGCGGTACGCCCTATTGCTACCACTTTGACGCCACCGGCCACACCATTGCCCTGACCGATGCCGGCAAAACCGTTGTCAACAAATATGCCTATACGCCCTTCGGAGTTCTTGCAGGACAGGAGGAAGCCGTAGAACAGCCGTTCAAGTTCGTTGGACAGTTCGGCGTCATGACCGAAGACAACGGCTGGTATTACATGCGGGCACGGTATTATGATCCTGAAATGGGCCGGTTTATCTCCGAAGATCCCTTGGGGTTTGACGGTGGGGATGTTAATCTTTATGCGTATGTTTTTAATGATCCGGTTAATTTAGTAGACCCCGACGGGCTAATGGCCCAAAAGCTAATAAAGCTTTCGAAAAAGTTGTTTGGAAAAGTAATGAAAGCAGCCGATGGAAAAGATCCAAGAGTTAAGATCTATGACAAACATGGGAATTATCAAAATGCAAAGGTCTTTAAAGACGGTAGAGTGGCGCCTCCCAGTGCCAAGCTCCCCAAAAGTGTTATTCAAAAAGCTCAGGACTTACTTCCTGCTGCGGCTTTATTTCTTGGTGATCTTATTGATCCCTTCGATGCTGAAGCCTTGGGAAATGGCGAACTTCCCGAGAACTGGTTAGAACAATCATCACCGTGTGGTAAATAATATGTCTTGGAAATCCAGAAAAAGAAAAGCGTTTTTTCGATATGTAGAAATGCTAAAAGCAGCTCCCATCCATCTTATTGATCAATATATTTTTATCGATGAATTTGTCTATCACTATAGAAAAGGCAAAATAACTGCCGATAGAAATAAAAAGAGCGTGCAATCAAGCTACGAGAACTATTTGAAGGATGGCAAGATAAAAGGGCCTTTTGATTTTGACAATCGTTTTAATCCAGATTTGACATTAGATATCCTTTTTGAGAGGGATCAAAAAAAGGCTAATGTTTTGATAAAAAAAGCATTGATGCAAATCGGAGAAACGTGGCACCAGCGGTTAAAAAATAAATTTCCAAATTATGACTATACGCTTGTAATGTATTTTAATTCTGAAGATTCAGAATGGTATTTAGATTTTTACAATGGAACTGTAGATATTAAAAAAAATGACAGTTCTGGGCGATGTCGAAACGTCGTTTATTTAAACAGGTAGACGAAGTCTTGACCTTTGTGGGTGTGGCATAGGAAGCAACCGCTTGCTATGCCACATTGGTAAAAGCTTTCCTGGGGGCTGGCTGACCTTTCAGCAAGCCCTCAGTGCTTAAATCCTCATCCAGGTCCGGCCAGTGTATCCCAAACCCGCCGCCGCACACCTGCCAGTTGTTCAACTGCTCCGGAGTCGCATGGAGCAGCCGGGGATACCACGCCAAGGGAACGGTGATAGTCCGGCCGTCGTTCAAATCAACGCTTAAGGTATCTTCGGTAAAATGGACGTTCTTGACGCTCTCACCGGGTTTGATATCAGAAGTATTCATGCCATGCCTCCAGAATTTGCCGGTCATGTTCAATGACCAACGCTTCAATGGTTCTTAGTTCTTTGGGACTAAATCCCAGGTTCCTGGCCAGGGTGACGGGTTCCAGCCAGAATTTACAGGATTGGTTATCCCGGTCAACGTGGATATGGGGCGGTTCGTTGGACTCATGACTGTAAAAATAGAACCGGTAGGGGCCTATCCTTAAAACCACCGGCATAATCAGCCTGCCCTTTGCCCAAAGGGTTTAATGGCCCCTTCGACTTTATTTTTGACAATCATTGCGTCAATGAGCTTGATTACGGTCTCCTGGTCCTCATTACTGAAATCCTCCAGGGCCTGGAACCGTTCCAAAAGCCTTAAATTGTGAAGGGGACTGTCTTCCATTCTGTTGCCTGTCAAAAGATAATCAATTGTTGTATCAAACACTTCCGACATTTTTATCAGTTTATCCATAGGTGGTGTGTGCAGGCCGCACTCATACTTATTTAATTGCGGAAAACGTACATCAAGCTTGTTTGCCAACTCTTTTTGAGTCCATTTTTTGCTCTTCCGCAGTTCCTTGATCCGAACTCCGAAGCTTTTACGTAATTGGTCCGTTACCATAATAAACCTGAACCTCTCAGTCATATTTTTCTCCTACTATACCATAAGGTTTAAAAATGCACTTGACTGTGATACGCAAAAGGCATTATACAGAATACGTAATGTGAATGCAAAAACTTCTTGACAGGTTTTTGCGATAAGGGAGCCTAAGAAAAAGGCCATCAACCCCAAACTCGCCAAAGTTAAACTGGTTGATGGCCTCGCAAACAAATCACAAAAGGGCAAAGCCCCTTTGTAGCCGTTTTCTTTTTCTATCATATCTCCCGGTAAAAATTCAATCTTCTAATCAGGGGAGGTGAACCAATGACACTGACCAAAAGGTTCTACGAGATCGCCTGCATGTTCCCGGTGATGAACTACAAAGGCTTACAGCAGGGGGATATCCCCGGCATCAGAAAGGATCATTTCTGTGCCGATGATCTGGCCGGGTTTGTTTATGAAGGTGGTGGCAAGGCCTGGAGCACCGGAGAAAAGCTTGTGATCGAATTCCTGTTAAACCTTTACAATCCCGGGGCCTTTGACAGGTTCAACCTGGGCTTTGCCATGAATGTATGGGATGCGTCTCACATGAGTGCCTGTTTTAAGGCCATGGCAAGGATCTACAATGGAGAGTGAGAATCCCAGGATATGATAGAACAAGAGAAAATCGACCGGATAAAAACCAGTGTAGACATTAAAGCCTTAATGGAATCCAGAGGTATCAGCCTGAGCAGGAACGGCAAGGGCTGGTTCGGCCTTTGCCCCTTCCACGATGACAAATCCCCGTCTTTATCCGTCACCCCCTCTAAAAACGAATGGCACTGCTTTGGCTGCGGTGCCGGCGGGGATGTGATCCGGTTTGTGGAGATGTTTGACCGGGTGGATTTTAAAGAGGCGGTCAAACGGCTGGCAGGGGATGATATTGAAAAAACAGCAGGTAAAGCCCCAGCGGTTAAAATAAAAAAAGGGGACCCGCCGCCTCCATTGACGCCCGGACATATCAAATTGTTCAACCGGGTCATTGAGTTCTACCATGAAGCCTTTGCCGAAGATGACCGGGCAAGGACCTATCTTGAGGGCCGGGGGATCACGGATAAGGCCCTGTTCTCCGATTACAGGGTCGGCTTTGCCAACGGCACCCTGTTGAACGTACTGCCGGATGACGGCAGGATCACTGGGCAGTTAAAAGAAATAGGGATACTCAATGCCGGCGGCAAAGAGCATTTTTACGGCTGTGCCGTGTTCCCTTTGTTTGATCCGGACGGGAATCCTGCCGGG
Above is a window of uncultured Desulfobacter sp. DNA encoding:
- a CDS encoding helix-turn-helix transcriptional regulator, which produces MTERFRFIMVTDQLRKSFGVRIKELRKSKKWTQKELANKLDVRFPQLNKYECGLHTPPMDKLIKMSEVFDTTIDYLLTGNRMEDSPLHNLRLLERFQALEDFSNEDQETVIKLIDAMIVKNKVEGAIKPFGQRAG
- a CDS encoding DUF2442 domain-containing protein — its product is MNTSDIKPGESVKNVHFTEDTLSVDLNDGRTITVPLAWYPRLLHATPEQLNNWQVCGGGFGIHWPDLDEDLSTEGLLKGQPAPRKAFTNVA
- a CDS encoding DUF4160 domain-containing protein is translated as MPVVLRIGPYRFYFYSHESNEPPHIHVDRDNQSCKFWLEPVTLARNLGFSPKELRTIEALVIEHDRQILEAWHEYF